TACTCATTTGTGAGGTTTCAGAGTTCAGTGATATTCTCAGGGCCACTCTAGCCAAGCTCTTCCTTTACTTTGCATTAGTCTTTGTAAAGCCTGTTCCACAGAATAAAGtccaaacagaaggaaaaaggtTGTGGTTCACTCCCAGCCATTGTCTTTTATCATGTGGGCAAGTTCAATGataaattttccttctttgtatttctgactGCTCTCAAAAGCATGttcctggaaaggaaaaaaattaaaaaatcaaaacaacactGAATTAAGTTCAGGAATTAAGTGTTTTAAACATCAAACTTACAGTAAAAATACAAACCAGGAGCCATTACAGTTAACAACCCATATTGGTTATACCGAGtaaggggagggagggaaaaaaagagaggttGAAAAACACTGAGAAGGAAACAGAACCAAACTTAAGTGGAATCAGCAGATCTACTGCACAGATCTTGCTGTAGAACTGATCATGTTCTCTCTCTGCTTAGGgaattttaatgctttttaaagTGAAGGTTAGGAAATGGCATGTTATACATGCTATTTATTCATTACCAGAAGTAATGAAAATAGGGAATGCAAACCTCTTCAAAAGCTCTCCATTATATTCATCATCACAGGAAATGCATCAGGAAAATTCCTAAGATCTGAAACTACACTGAATCATTGAAAATTGAAAATCCTACCCAGAATCTAAGATTTTCAAAATCACAAACTTGCAACACAGCTGCAAGTGCACAGGTAAATTTTCAAACAACAGAATCGATTCCACATTATTTGTAAACAGAGTAATATGCTCAGTACTGTTTAttgtaattaatatttttgctgTATCACCACCTTTTGCAGTCCATGACACTACAGACTCACTTTGACAATTTCTCCCACCTGGTTTAGTGCACGTGTGCTTGAGAGTCTTGCAAAAAGATTatcaaatacagaaatattaGACAGCTGTAATACCACCTATAGCTCATGCTTGATTTGCAGGCCAGAATAAAATTATTATCTGCTACAACATTTCTGCAAATGCAAGGAAGCAAGACTACATTAGGGCCTGATGTACACAAAAGCTCCAGAGCTAACTCACATAAATTATCAGCAAAGGTGCTACTCAGTGGCTACTCAAACATCTGTGCTTCAACATGCAAGCCTCTATTGAGGATTTAAGTATATTACTTACATATTTCCATCCAAGAGTGGTTTTACAGTTTTCACAATAGATATCTGCTACAGCATGTAAACCTGTCAGAAGAACTCTCTCCTCTGCTGGACCACAGCCCACATTTACCctgaaaaaaagggagaaattaTGTTAACAGATGAGTGTGTTTCTTTTCTTACTGTTCCCCAGCTTTTCTCCTGCAGATaaaaagtagtttaaaaaaatGCCTAAGTTATTCAATGCTGCAGAAGTAACTTCCTCTGTTACACTGAGCAGaaggacaggaagaaaaaaggggtttgttttttgtttttaagtggCTGTGGTATCACTGTTGGTGATATCCACTTTACTGCCAGCAACAAAGATAAGCTAAATAGTTAAACTTCCAGAGAACAGAACACTACACAGTAACTGGACACTTCTACAGTTTCAGGCTTTACTTCAAAAACTATTTGAGACCTCTCTAATGGAAGTCTGTACCAGTGAATCAGCACCAACAGCTGAATTTAGAACCAGCTCCAAAATAGCAGCAAGAAAAAAGCCTCATAAATATTTGCTACAGATCAGCAGACTAAGCTCTGATGAACAAACAgcaatttcaaaacaaaacatccCTTGAAGTACTGCATCAAGCCAGTTTTTCCACAAATGAGTCTATGCAGAAAACATGAGGCAAGACTAAACCAAGTTTTTAGACAGTTTTAAATATGAGcaaaattttgccatttttgctGCTGTAGTACCAGATTCTTCCTATTAGAATTATAGCAGAAATCCTAAGTCACCACTGAGAGTCTACATATTAAAAGAATTTCAAGGATCTGCAATCAAATCCTTTGCAGTTACAGTTCCATTATCCTCGTCAAAAATAGACCAGGACACTCAACTGTATCTTTTTCAAAATGCTGCAACACAAAaaactgctgaaaaataaatacaaaaatggAATCCTGCATgtaaaaatcttaaaatacaCCCATTAACAAATGCAAAGAGCCTCCTATCAAGGGAAGGACATGCCTAAGATTGCAAATATTAGGCTTGATAAGATCACAAAGACCTTTTGCCTCTAGCACATTTGCAATATTCAAGGTCATTAAAGATGTACCAAGTTTACTGAAACATTAACCTGTAAATGTATCCAACTGTCAGGCTGGGAAATTCTTTAGACCACAGTAGAGTTGTCTAAAGAAAATTTACAGTCACTCAATATCTTGTGACTTCTGGAGTATCTCAGAATGGCAGCTCCTCTCGAGACAGCTACCATTACATAGACAAAAGGAATTTCACATTAACACACTCCCCTAATCTTTCAGCTCTTAGCAGAATTCCTTAAAATATAAGATAAACTCCTATATGTGCAAAGGAATGCTTCAGAATCAGCCCAGTAGCTCTTTAATACCTACTGCTGGTGAGTAAAGCCAGCATTAAAAAGAACAGGGCAAAGTACAGCTATGTTAATTCCCAGTGTTTT
This portion of the Agelaius phoeniceus isolate bAgePho1 chromosome 18, bAgePho1.hap1, whole genome shotgun sequence genome encodes:
- the YPEL1 gene encoding protein yippee-like 1 isoform X2 gives rise to the protein MVKMTKSKTFQAYLPNCHRTYSCIHCRAHLANHDELISKSFQGSQGRAYLFNSVVNVGCGPAEERVLLTGLHAVADIYCENCKTTLGWKYEHAFESSQKYKEGKFIIELAHMIKDNGWE